The sequence below is a genomic window from Ignavibacteriales bacterium.
ATCAGATAGTTTCGGTTCTAAAAGAAATCCGGTTACACCCAAACACTGATGTTCATGATTTTGATTTCAAAGCCAAACACGCAATTAATTTTCTTGAAGAAGGAAATAAGGTTAAAGTTGTTGTTATGTTTAAAGGCAGAGAGATGGCTTATACGGAACAAGGCACAGATTTATTAAACAGGTTTATTGAACGTACGGAAGAATATGCAAGAGTTGAATCACCTGCAAAGCTTGAAGGAAGAAATATGAGTGTTATACTTGTTCCTGCAGCAAAACAAAAAAGTAAAAAAAATAATTAGTAGGATAGAACAATGCCAAAAATGAAAAGCAACAGAGGTGCCGCCAAAACTTTCAGGAAAACCAAATCCGGTAAGTTGAAGAGACAGAATGCTTACAAAAGCCATATTCTTACTTCAAAAAGCACCAAGAGAAAAAGAAATCTTCGTAAAGCTTCCCTTGTTTCCAAGTCGGAAGAAAAAAGAGTTAATATAATGCTTCAATAATGTCAGAGGATAAGTAAAATGCCAAGATCTAAAAATAAAGTAGCTTCGCACAGAAGACGAAAAAAAATATTAAAACTTGCTAAAGGTTACTGGGGAGCGCGTAGTAAAGTTTATACGGTTGCAAAAAATCATGTTGAAAAAGGTTTGGTGCATGCCTACAGGGATAGAAAACTTAAAAAGAGAGTTTTCCGTCAATTGTGGATTACCAGGATCAATGCTGCAGCAAGATTGAATGGAACCACATATTCACGTTTGATACACGCTCTTGATGTTAAAGGTATCTCACTAAACAGAAAGATACTTGCAAGTCTTGCGGTTGAAAACCCTGCTGCATTCACTGAAGTAGTTAAGTTTTCAGCTAACTAATTTTCTTACCCTCAGACATTTCTTAAATAAAAATATCTGAGGGTATTATTTTAAACTTTCGGAACTGATATGATTGATGAACAGATTAGAACAGTTCAATCCTCCTTCAATAAAGACATCGAGGAAGTCAAAGACACAGCTCAACTCGAGCAGCTTCGAATAAAATATCTCGGTAGAAACGGTGCGTTAACTGAGCTCTTCGAGAAATTAAAAGAAGTACCCGCCGATAAAAAACCTTTAATTGGAAAAACATTAAATGTTCTCAGGAATGAAGCTACTGCCAGGTTCAACGAACTAAAAGAAAAACTTGAATCGCAGGTAACATCCGCAGAAAAAAAACCTGATCTGACACTTCCATATTCTGGACAGATTATTGGAAGCAAACATATTCTAACTCAAACTCTCGATGAGATGAAAGAAATATTCAAAGGGTTGGGTTTCTCTGTTCACATCGGTCCTGAGATAGAATCTGATTGGAATAATTTCGGTGCATTAAATTTTCCTGAAGATCATCCGGCGAGAGATATGCAGGATACTTTTTTCGTATCGGAAGATTTTCTGCTAAGAACGCATACATCACCAGTACAAATAAGAGTGATGCAGACGCACAAACCGCCTGTAAGAGCCATAATGCCCGGACGTGTTTATCGCAATGAAGCAGTTAGTGCAAGAAGTTACTGTATGTTCCATCAGCTGGAAGGACTTTACGTAGACACTGATGTCACATTCGCTGAACTAAAGGGAACGCTCGTTTCATTTGCAAAACAGTTTTATGGGAACGATTTAAAATACAGGTTCCGTCCAAGCTTTTTTCCTTTTACAGAACCAAGTGCTGAAATGGATATTACTTGTTTTATGTGTAATGGAAGCGGATGCAGAATATGCAAATACTCAGGCTGGTTAGAAATTCTTGGTTGCGGAATGGTTGATCCGAATGTTTTTGAAAATGTTGGATATGATCCTGAAAATTATACCGGATATGCTTTCGGTATGGGTATTGAGAGGACTGCGATTTTAAAATATGGAATTCCTGATATCAGAATCTTTTTCGAAAACGATATCAGGTTTCTGAAACAGTTTTGATGCGGAGAATATAAATTGAAAATATCACTTAACTGGTTAAAGGAATACGTTGATCTCAGCGGACTATCAACTATTGAAATAGTCCACACACTTACAATGATAGGGCTGGAAGTAGAAGACTTTGTTGATCAGAATGAATTATATAAAGGGTTTATTGTAGGTCAGGTAAAAGAAAAACAAAAACATCCAAACGCAGATAAGTTATCCCTGTGTATTGTCAATGACGGCAATAATGATTTTCAGGTAGTATGCGGCGCACCCAACGTTGCGACCGGACAAAAAATAATCTTTGCACCTATCGGCACAGAAATTCCAAACGGCAAATTTAAAATCACTAAAGCCAAGATTAGAGGAACAGAATCATTCGGAATGATTTGCTCTGATGCTGAATTGAATCTGAGTGACGATCATTCAGGCATTCGCGTTCTTGACGAAAATATTATTCCAGGAACTTCACTGATTGATGCTTTAATGCTTAACGATGTTCTGATGGAGATTGGAATAACTCCTAACAGACCGGATGCGTTGTCACACATCGGCATAGCAAGGGACCTGTCAGCATTCTTCAATAAAGAACTTAAGTATCCTGACGTCAACATCTCCAAAAATATTACTGATAAATTCGGTGATACTTCAATACAAATCTTAGACTCACTCAATTGTCCGAGATATTCAGCAAAAATAGTCACTGATATTACTGTTGGTGATTCACCTCAATGGCTTAAGGACAGGATAACCAAAATAGGTTTGCGACCAATTAATAATATCGTCGATGCAACAAATTACGTGATGTATGAATACGGTCAGCCATTACATGCATTTGACCTCGATTTATTAAAGGGCAAAAGCATTGTGGTTAAACAGGCAGAGGGTAGTTCTTTCACAACATTAGACGGTAAGAAAAGAGAACTTAATTCATCTATGTTAATGATCTGTGATAGCGAAAGAGAAGTTGCTATTGCCGGTGTAATGGGTGGTGAGAATTCAGAAATTAATTCATCGACAAAAAATATTCTGATTGAAAGTGCATATTTTAATCCATCAAGTGTTCGTAAAACCGGCAAGTCATTAGGCTTAAGTACAGATGCATCTTTCAGGTTTGAAAGAGGAACAGATCCTGAGAAAACAGTTATCGTTGCTGAAAGAGCCGCGCAAATAATTTCAAATATAGCTGGCGGAAAAATTGCTGACTGTGTTATAGATATTCATCCTAAACCATATCAAGCAAAACAAATAAAATTGCGTTTTGAAAGAATCAAACGCTTACTCGGTTTTGATATACCTAAAGAAAAAGTTTTGAAAATTATTTCCGGACTTGAGTTTCCTATCATTGAACCACAAAACGATTATGTAAAAATCAGTGTTCCCGGATTTCGTCCCGATGTTGAGAGAGAAGTGGATGTTATTGAAGAGATTGCAAGGATAAATGGTTACGATAATATTCCTCCAGTGCATAAGATATCAATCAGTCTGGGTGACAGAGAAAATGAAGCGCAATTAACAGATGAATTAAGAAACATTTGTACATCACTTGGGTTATTCGAGATAATTAATAATCCTATGCAAATAGAAAGTAGTTCTTCTATAACCGGCTCAGGCATAAAAATTATGAATCCCTTGAGTCTTGACATGGAATATTTAAGGACAAGCTTAATTCCCGGTGCTTTAAGTACAATAGCACTAAATATTAATCGTGGCGAAAAGAATTTAAACTTTTTTGAAATCGGAAACGTGTTTAACAGGTCTAATGAAAATGAACTTGCCGCATTTTCTGATTTTTCTGAAGATACGCGACTCCTGTTAGCAATCACAGGATTAGAAAGATTGAAGACCTGGCATTCAACAGAAAAGTATTACGATCTCTATTCACTTAAAGGATTAGTCGAGAGTATAACTGCCAAAATTTCGCTTGACAATGTTTTAATAGATTCATATTATGTTAACGGTAATACAATTTTCGATTATTACTTTGAAAAAAAACTGATAGATAAGTCAGTTGGAATGGGCGGGAAAATATCCCGGCAAGTTCTTAAAAAGTTTGATATTCAACAGGATGTTTTTTGTTTCGAGTTTAGTCTTGATGAACTGAGTAATATAAAACCAGCGTTAAGGACTTACTCTGAACCTGTAAAATATCCTAAAGTAATGCGAGACTTTGCATTCATTTTTGATACTACAATAGAGTATTCAGAAATAAAAAGTTTTATCAAAAAGAACAGTACTGAAATACTTAAACAAGTTGAGTTATTTGATGTATTTGAAAGTGAAAGTTTAGGTAATGCTAAAAAAAGTTTGGCATTTACTCTTGAATATCAATCAGATTCAAAAACACTGACTGAAGAAGAAGTGGAGAAAGATTTCAGTTCGTTAATAAACCTGATTACAAAAAAATTCAATGCAAAACTAAGAGGGAGATAATTGGCAGATCTTTCCAAATATGAAGTTCTTCTTAATGATCTGAACACTATTCAGACTCAGGTCTCTGTTCTTAAAAATAAATTTAAGGACACCTCATTAAGAAATACGGAACTTGAAAATTTGATCATTGAATTAAAGCGCGACAAAACTGATCTTACTGAAAAAATTCAGTATCTGGAAGAAGAAATAAAAAACTTCCAGAAAGAAACCAAAGAAAGCCCGGCACTTACATCAAATTTAGAGGAGAGAGAGGCCCTAAAACAAAAAATACAAAACTTGATTTCAAGGATAGATTATCACCTTTCTGCCGAACGGCAGATTTAAGTTCTTAAAATTATTGATTGTTTGATGGAAAAGACATAATGAGTGATAAAAAGAAGCTGAAAATAAAAATATTTGACAAAGAATATTCCCTGCTTGTTGAAAATGAAGAGATCGCAAAAGAGTTAGCCATATATGTTAACCGGGTGATGGAAGAGACCAAAGAGGAACTTCCTGATCAGCCCGCACAAACTATAGCCATTATTGCCTGTTTAAATATTGCATACGATCTGTTTATTGAAAAAAATAAAAACCGTGAATTTATGATTCAAGCTACTGATAAAATGAAAAAGATTAAGCTTCTTCTCAGTGAACCCAGTATGTCAGACCCATCTTAATTTAATTACCGCACTGTCAGTCCTTTATAATTGAAAAACTAACTTTCAAACTATGGGAGTTTGACTTATGACGTGTATTGCAGGCCCCATCTGACGGCTTGCCGGCAGAATGCGAAAGCATCAGCGGAAGCAAAAAACGTTCTAGCAGGTTCCCACACTGATATAATAGGGTTTTTCTCTATTAAATCGGCGACTGACAGATGCGGATAATATCTAATTCCACACGGAGGAAATATGGATCCATTACTACTAATACCTATGGTTCTTGTACTCGTGGTATTATTCTTCTATCTCGGATGGATGTTCAATTCAAGAGTTGGAAAAAAAAGTATTGTTTCTGCTGAAGAACGTGCAAAACATATTTTAGATGATGCACAGAAAGAAGCCACAAACCTTAAAAGAGAAAAGTTACTTGAAGTAAAAGATGAGTGGTATAAGAGAAAAGTTGAATTTGATAGTGAAATAAATCAGAAGAAACAGAAGTTCTCACATCTTGAAAAACAACTTACAACACGTGAAGAAAATATCGAAAAAAAATTCGACCTGGTTATCAAAAAGGAAAAAGAAAACAGGCAGTTTGAAAAAGAATTATTAGAACAAAAAAAGACTATTGAAATAAAATCTGGCGAGATTCAAAAGATTGAATCAGAACAGAATCTTAAACTTGAAAAAATTTCCGGTTTAACTTCTGATGAAGCTAAAAAAATGCTGCTTGAAAATATGGTTAACCAGGCAAAGACTGATGCTTCACAAACCATAAAAGAAATTCATGATCAGGCAAAAGCTGAAGCAAAACGTGATGCTCAAAAAATAATCGTTCAGGCTATTCAGCGAACTGCTGCCGACCATTCAATTGAAACAACCGTTTCAGTCGTTCAAATCCAAAATGACGATATGAAGGGCAGGATAATAGGCAAAGAGGGAAGGAACATTCGTGCCTTTGAGGCTGCCACCGGTGTTGATGTTATCGTAGATGACACACCTGAAGCAGTTATCCTTTCTTCATTCGATCAGTTCAGAAGAGAAGTTGCAAGAGTCTCACTTGAACGGTTAATAACAGATGGCAGAATCCATCCAGCCAGAATTGAAGAAGTTGTCGAGAAAGTCAGGCAGGAACTAGAAGAAGAAATGATTCGGGAAGGTGAAAACACTATTCTTCAACTTGGATTGCACAATATGCATCCTGAATTAATAAAACACATAGGGCGAATGAAATACAGATCAAGTTATGGTCAAAACCTTTTACAACATAGTGTTGAGGTTGCTTACCTGACAGGAATTATGGCAGCAGAGGTTGGACTTGATACCAACCTAGCTAAGCGTTCCGGTTTACTACATGATGTTGGTAAAACAGTTGACAAAAGTGTTGAAGGTCCGCATGCACTTCTTGGTTATGAATTAACCAAAAAATTTAAAGAACATCCTATAGTTGTAAATGCAGTTGGTTCACATCACGAAGATATTGAAATGGAACATCCAATCGCACCACTGGTTCAGGCAGCGGATGCAATTAGTGGTGCAAGACCCGGAGCAAGGCGGGAACCACTTGAAGGATATGTTAAGCGACTCGAAAACCTTGAAACATTAGCAAAGTCCTTTGAGGGTGTTGCAAAGACTTATGCTATACAGGCTGGAAGAGAAATTCGTGTTGTGGTGGAACAGGATAAAATCGACGATACAGTTGCCGATAAATTATCACGGGACATTGCTGGAAAAATTGAAGAGGAAATGGAATATCCCGGTCAGATAAAAGTTACAGTTATCAGGGAAGTGAGAAAAATCAGTTACGCAAAATAGGTCTGAATATTTTTTTATAAATGAGTAAAAAAAAATTATCGATCGGAATTACAGGAAATATCGGATCCGGTAAATCTACATTTGCCGGATTTGTTAAAGAACGGAATTTTCCTGTTATAAATGCAGATGACCTTGCCAAGAAAATTTTAAATGAAGACAAACAGATTCAACAAAAGGTTACGCGGACTTTTGGTGAAAAATGTTTTACAAAAGGATCTTTAAATAAGTCCTATCTTGCAGAAATAGTTTTTTCAAATGAGTCTAATGTTCAGAAACTTAACTCTATCATACATCCCGAAGTTATAAAACAATCCAAAGTATTAGTCACTGAATCCTTTAAAGAGCATTCCTTAGTTTTCACCGAAGCGGCACTCATTTATGAAGCTGATATGGAAGAACAGTTCGATTACATTGTATTGATAACAGCACCCATAGAAGTCAGGATGCAACGGGCGACAACTTCCGGGAAATTATCAGGTGAGAGTTTTCTTTTAAGAGATGCAAACCAGATACCTGAAGATGAAAAAAAGAAACGGGCTGATTTTGTTTTTGAAAACAGTGGTTCAAAAAAAGATTTGGAGAAAAAAACTGATTTATTAGTGATGATTCTTTCTTCTCTCTGAATTCCAGCCGGTGATATTCAACTCTTTGATTGATTTAGTAGTACCGTTCACATAAATTTGGAACGACATTTACAGGAGTTTTTGTGACGTTCATTAACAATCTTATCGTTTCTGTTGTTCAGTTGCTGCCCAAATCTGTAGTGGGGTTCTTTTCTAAAAAATATATTGCCGGTGTCACACTTGAAAAAGCTGTTGAGACTGTAGTATCCTTCAATAAAAAAAATATATATGCAACCCTCGATGTACTTGGCGAATCAATTAAAAATAAAGATGAAGCAATCCAATCTAAAAAAGAAGCATTAGAAGTACTTGATGCTATTGTTAAAAATAATCTGATGGCAAATCTGTCCATTAAACCAACACAAATGGGATTAAGTATAGATGAACAGTTTGCATATGAACAGATTGAAGAATTAGTTGAGAAAGCAAAACAGATTAATAACTTTGTGCGCATCGATATGGAAGATTCACCGTATACTGACGCTACCTTTCGTGTATTTAAAAAGTTACGTGAAAAGTATGATAATGTTGGGGTGGTTGTACAGTCATATTTAAAGCGGACTTATGATGATGTTGTGGACCTGAATAAGATCAAAACTAATTATCGTCTGTGTAAAGGAATTTATATTGAGCCCGAATCAATTGCATTTAAAGACAGACAAAAGGTCCGGGATAATTATCTGAAAGTTCTTGAACAAATGTTCAGAGACGGAAACTATGTCGGCATTGCAACTCACGATGATTACCTGATTCAAGGCGCTTACAGATTGATAAAAGAATTAAATATCCCAAAAGATAAATTTGAATTTCAAATGCTTCTTGGTGTTAAAGAAGATTTACGCGATAAAATAAATGCAGACGGCTACAAGATAAGAATCTATGTTCCTTTCGGTGAAAAGTGGTATGCATATTCCGTTAGAAGACTAAAAGAAAATCCGCAGATTGCCGGATATATATTCAAAAATATTTTTTCATTTAGAAGATGATTGTACTTGGAATAGAAAGTTCCTGCGATGAAACTTCAGTTGCAATTATTAAGGATGATCAGCTTAAGGCGAATTTAATTTCATCTCAGGATTTTCATTCATTGTACGGAGGCGTGGTTCCCGAACTGTCAAGCAGGGCTCATCTCCAGATGATTATTCCTTTAGTTAAACAGGCATTGCAGAAATCGGAAATAAAATTAAATGATGTCGATCTCTTTTCAGCAACAGCGGGACCCGGACTTGTCGGTGCTTTATTAGTTGGATTAACATTCGCTAAAGGTCTTGCCTTTTCGCTCAGAAAAGAATTTGTACCGGTAAACCATATCGAAGGACATATCTATTCCGGATTCTTAATGGAAAGCAAACCCGAGTTTCCAATATTAACACTGGTTGTTTCCGGCGGTCACACACTTCTTTTACTTGTTGAATCACACACAAAAATCTATAAACTTGGCAGCACCGTTGATGACGCTGTTGGTGAAGCATTCGATAAAGTTTCGAAGATGTTAGGATTCGGTTATCCCGGCGGCCCAAAAATTCAATCCGCCGCTAAAAATGGTGTGAACGATGAGATAAATTATCCAATTGCCGAATTAAAAAATGAATTCGATTTTTCATTCAGTGGTTTAAAAACTTCCGTACTCAGGTACATTGAAAAACATTATAAGAAAGATGAAATTATACCTGAACAAGAACTTGCAATGATTTCATACTCTTTCCAGGAAGCTGCAGTTGGAGCCTTAATTGCTAAAACGCAAAGAGCGTTAAAAAAGTTTAACGTGAATACACTTTCAGTTGTTGGCGGAGTTGCCGCAAATCAGTTATTAAGAAAAAAGTTTGCTGGGTTGGCAGAGTCTTATTCTAAAAAACTTGTTATTCCGGATTTAATTTATTGCGGCGATAATGCAGCGATGATCGCTTACAGGGCGCAAAAGGTTTTTGAAAATGGACAAAGATTTAACCTGAATGTAAGCCCTTATCCATCGTTACCAGTAAATGCGTTTTCTGTTTTTACAGGTTGATTTTATTTATGAATCAAATCGATAAAAAGAATGAATCTGAAAATTTGAATGAAGAAGAAATTCAACAACTGGAAAAACTCAGAAACGAGACTGATAAACTTGATAGAAAAATAGTTAAACTGATCGGCAAAAGATTTTACTATTCAATGCTGATAGGCAGGATTAAAAAGCGAAAAAGTTTGCCGGCATACTCACCTGATCGTGAAAAAAAAATACTACTGAATATTACTGAAGCAAATGAAGGTCCGCTTGACAATGAAACAGTTGCCCGAATTTATGAACGCCTGATTGATGAATCACGGGCATTCCAGCAAAAAATAATAAATCATAAAAGAGAATTGAAAGAACAACAACCAATATCAAAAATTTCCTGGAGCAAAATCCTTGGAAGAAAAGAACTGATAATCATTGCTTCAGTTTTTATCGTTCTGTTGATGATCTTTTATTATATACTATTCACAAAAAATTCATTTGACAAACAGGCGCCGTACAGATTTGAGATATCAATAGGAGAGTCATTCACATCAGTTTCTGAAAGATTGTATAAGGAAGAAATTATTCCAAGCAGGTTTAATTTCAGAATGGCGGCATTTATTTATGGTGCCGAGACAAAGATAAGATCAGGGAGGTATTCAATCCCGAACGATCTCAGCTATCTGGATCTGATTGATCTTTTCACAAAGGGTGATGCAGATTTTATAAAAACTGTAAAAATCTTTAATGGGGTTTCAGCAAAGTGGATCGCCGGAACTTTAATGCGTGAAGTGAAAGTTGATTCAGCCGCTTTTCTTTCTTTGGTGAATGACAGAAGTTTGATAGACTCGATGGGATATAAAACGAATTCACTTGACGGCTACCTGATGCCGGGAAGGTATTTACTTTTTGAAAATAGTTCTGCAGACGAGATCCTCGATACACTGTTACTAAATATGAATCTTTTTTTTAATGATTCGGTAAATCAGCAGATTCAAAAACAGGGCAGAACAAAACACGAAATTATCACCTTAGCATCTATCGTTGAAGGCGAGACGAATAAGATAGAGGAGATGCCATTGATCGCTGGTGTTTATTCAAATCGGCTCAGGATAGGAATGAAACTTCAGGCAGATCCAACCGTTCAATATCTTCAGCCAAACGGATGGAAAAGACTTTTGTACAAAGATCTGAGAATTAATTCTCCGTACAATACTTACATGTATGGAGGGCTGCCGCCGGGACCGATTAACAATCCCGGAAAAGAGGCATTGCTGGCTGCTGTTTATCCGGCAGAACATAATTATCTTTACTTTGTAGCTGATGGTACCGGAGGTCATAAATTTGCAAAATCATTTTCAGAACATTTAAAGAATGTAAACGCCTACAGGACATGGTTAAAAAATCAAAAGTGATTACTAAAAATATCTTCTTACTATTGACGGGAATAATTTTTTCATCCTGTGCGAATCAGTTGCCACCCGGCGGCGGTGAAGTAGATAAGATTCCACCTGAAATAATTCAACTATATCCGGAAGATGGTACAACTAATTATTCTGAAAATTATTTTGAGCTTGAATTTTCCGAGTATGTTGATAAAAGAACGGTTAAGGAAGCAATATTTATTTCTCCTGCAATTGATGGAGAATTAGAACTTAGCTGGACCGGAAAGAGTGTTGAGATCACATTTCCCTCTGAGCTTAGAAAGAATACAACTTACGTAGTCACAATAGGAACTGATGTTGTTGATCATAACAACAGGAACAGGATGGCTCAATCTTTTAGTTTTACTTTTTCAACGGGTGATAAGATTGACAGACGAATGATTACAGGTCGCGTTTATGATGAGAAGCCTGATGGAGTAATGATGTTTGCATATAAACTTGATACTGCCATTATTGATCCAACTGTGCTTAAACCGGATTATCTTTCACAATGCGGCAATGATGGAAGTTACAGACTATTAGGATTAAGTGCAGGAACCTATCGTGTGTTTGCAGTCAAAGATGAATTTCGCGATCTGATTTATAATATTGAGCAGGATAAAATTGGGGTGCCGTCACGGGATGTTGTTTTAAATGAAGATGATTCACTTTTCACCGGACTTAATTTTTTCCTGACTGTTAAGGATACAACGCCCCCGAGATTATTGACCGCTGCTATGACTGATAAGCATCATATACTTTTATCTGTCAGTGAGGAATTTGATTCATCAACAATCCTTTTGAATAACTTTACAATTTTAGATTCGTCCGCTGATAAAATTATTAAACCAAAATTTATTTACAGACAAACTAAAAAATTGACTGAATTAGTGCTGGTTTTAGGTGATAGTATTCCGGTTGAGAATGAATGTTTTGTTAATGCCGCAATGTTAAAAGATATTTCGGGAAATTATTTTAAGAATGATGTAATTCAAGTTACAGTAAATGATAAACCGGATACTTCAAAACCG
It includes:
- a CDS encoding translation initiation factor IF-3, coding for MRVNEEIKASKVRLIDIDGTQLGIFTVRDALRLAGERGQDLVEIAPQAEPPVCKIIDHGKFKYEQQKREKIQRKNQIVSVLKEIRLHPNTDVHDFDFKAKHAINFLEEGNKVKVVVMFKGREMAYTEQGTDLLNRFIERTEEYARVESPAKLEGRNMSVILVPAAKQKSKKNN
- the rpmI gene encoding 50S ribosomal protein L35, which gives rise to MPKMKSNRGAAKTFRKTKSGKLKRQNAYKSHILTSKSTKRKRNLRKASLVSKSEEKRVNIMLQ
- the rplT gene encoding 50S ribosomal protein L20 gives rise to the protein MPRSKNKVASHRRRKKILKLAKGYWGARSKVYTVAKNHVEKGLVHAYRDRKLKKRVFRQLWITRINAAARLNGTTYSRLIHALDVKGISLNRKILASLAVENPAAFTEVVKFSAN
- the pheS gene encoding phenylalanine--tRNA ligase subunit alpha, whose protein sequence is MIDEQIRTVQSSFNKDIEEVKDTAQLEQLRIKYLGRNGALTELFEKLKEVPADKKPLIGKTLNVLRNEATARFNELKEKLESQVTSAEKKPDLTLPYSGQIIGSKHILTQTLDEMKEIFKGLGFSVHIGPEIESDWNNFGALNFPEDHPARDMQDTFFVSEDFLLRTHTSPVQIRVMQTHKPPVRAIMPGRVYRNEAVSARSYCMFHQLEGLYVDTDVTFAELKGTLVSFAKQFYGNDLKYRFRPSFFPFTEPSAEMDITCFMCNGSGCRICKYSGWLEILGCGMVDPNVFENVGYDPENYTGYAFGMGIERTAILKYGIPDIRIFFENDIRFLKQF
- a CDS encoding phenylalanine--tRNA ligase subunit beta — translated: MKISLNWLKEYVDLSGLSTIEIVHTLTMIGLEVEDFVDQNELYKGFIVGQVKEKQKHPNADKLSLCIVNDGNNDFQVVCGAPNVATGQKIIFAPIGTEIPNGKFKITKAKIRGTESFGMICSDAELNLSDDHSGIRVLDENIIPGTSLIDALMLNDVLMEIGITPNRPDALSHIGIARDLSAFFNKELKYPDVNISKNITDKFGDTSIQILDSLNCPRYSAKIVTDITVGDSPQWLKDRITKIGLRPINNIVDATNYVMYEYGQPLHAFDLDLLKGKSIVVKQAEGSSFTTLDGKKRELNSSMLMICDSEREVAIAGVMGGENSEINSSTKNILIESAYFNPSSVRKTGKSLGLSTDASFRFERGTDPEKTVIVAERAAQIISNIAGGKIADCVIDIHPKPYQAKQIKLRFERIKRLLGFDIPKEKVLKIISGLEFPIIEPQNDYVKISVPGFRPDVEREVDVIEEIARINGYDNIPPVHKISISLGDRENEAQLTDELRNICTSLGLFEIINNPMQIESSSSITGSGIKIMNPLSLDMEYLRTSLIPGALSTIALNINRGEKNLNFFEIGNVFNRSNENELAAFSDFSEDTRLLLAITGLERLKTWHSTEKYYDLYSLKGLVESITAKISLDNVLIDSYYVNGNTIFDYYFEKKLIDKSVGMGGKISRQVLKKFDIQQDVFCFEFSLDELSNIKPALRTYSEPVKYPKVMRDFAFIFDTTIEYSEIKSFIKKNSTEILKQVELFDVFESESLGNAKKSLAFTLEYQSDSKTLTEEEVEKDFSSLINLITKKFNAKLRGR
- a CDS encoding cell division protein ZapA translates to MSDKKKLKIKIFDKEYSLLVENEEIAKELAIYVNRVMEETKEELPDQPAQTIAIIACLNIAYDLFIEKNKNREFMIQATDKMKKIKLLLSEPSMSDPS
- the rny gene encoding ribonuclease Y; amino-acid sequence: MDPLLLIPMVLVLVVLFFYLGWMFNSRVGKKSIVSAEERAKHILDDAQKEATNLKREKLLEVKDEWYKRKVEFDSEINQKKQKFSHLEKQLTTREENIEKKFDLVIKKEKENRQFEKELLEQKKTIEIKSGEIQKIESEQNLKLEKISGLTSDEAKKMLLENMVNQAKTDASQTIKEIHDQAKAEAKRDAQKIIVQAIQRTAADHSIETTVSVVQIQNDDMKGRIIGKEGRNIRAFEAATGVDVIVDDTPEAVILSSFDQFRREVARVSLERLITDGRIHPARIEEVVEKVRQELEEEMIREGENTILQLGLHNMHPELIKHIGRMKYRSSYGQNLLQHSVEVAYLTGIMAAEVGLDTNLAKRSGLLHDVGKTVDKSVEGPHALLGYELTKKFKEHPIVVNAVGSHHEDIEMEHPIAPLVQAADAISGARPGARREPLEGYVKRLENLETLAKSFEGVAKTYAIQAGREIRVVVEQDKIDDTVADKLSRDIAGKIEEEMEYPGQIKVTVIREVRKISYAK
- a CDS encoding dephospho-CoA kinase, with protein sequence MSKKKLSIGITGNIGSGKSTFAGFVKERNFPVINADDLAKKILNEDKQIQQKVTRTFGEKCFTKGSLNKSYLAEIVFSNESNVQKLNSIIHPEVIKQSKVLVTESFKEHSLVFTEAALIYEADMEEQFDYIVLITAPIEVRMQRATTSGKLSGESFLLRDANQIPEDEKKKRADFVFENSGSKKDLEKKTDLLVMILSSL
- a CDS encoding proline dehydrogenase family protein is translated as MTFINNLIVSVVQLLPKSVVGFFSKKYIAGVTLEKAVETVVSFNKKNIYATLDVLGESIKNKDEAIQSKKEALEVLDAIVKNNLMANLSIKPTQMGLSIDEQFAYEQIEELVEKAKQINNFVRIDMEDSPYTDATFRVFKKLREKYDNVGVVVQSYLKRTYDDVVDLNKIKTNYRLCKGIYIEPESIAFKDRQKVRDNYLKVLEQMFRDGNYVGIATHDDYLIQGAYRLIKELNIPKDKFEFQMLLGVKEDLRDKINADGYKIRIYVPFGEKWYAYSVRRLKENPQIAGYIFKNIFSFRR
- the tsaD gene encoding tRNA (adenosine(37)-N6)-threonylcarbamoyltransferase complex transferase subunit TsaD, which gives rise to MIVLGIESSCDETSVAIIKDDQLKANLISSQDFHSLYGGVVPELSSRAHLQMIIPLVKQALQKSEIKLNDVDLFSATAGPGLVGALLVGLTFAKGLAFSLRKEFVPVNHIEGHIYSGFLMESKPEFPILTLVVSGGHTLLLLVESHTKIYKLGSTVDDAVGEAFDKVSKMLGFGYPGGPKIQSAAKNGVNDEINYPIAELKNEFDFSFSGLKTSVLRYIEKHYKKDEIIPEQELAMISYSFQEAAVGALIAKTQRALKKFNVNTLSVVGGVAANQLLRKKFAGLAESYSKKLVIPDLIYCGDNAAMIAYRAQKVFENGQRFNLNVSPYPSLPVNAFSVFTG
- the mltG gene encoding endolytic transglycosylase MltG → MNQIDKKNESENLNEEEIQQLEKLRNETDKLDRKIVKLIGKRFYYSMLIGRIKKRKSLPAYSPDREKKILLNITEANEGPLDNETVARIYERLIDESRAFQQKIINHKRELKEQQPISKISWSKILGRKELIIIASVFIVLLMIFYYILFTKNSFDKQAPYRFEISIGESFTSVSERLYKEEIIPSRFNFRMAAFIYGAETKIRSGRYSIPNDLSYLDLIDLFTKGDADFIKTVKIFNGVSAKWIAGTLMREVKVDSAAFLSLVNDRSLIDSMGYKTNSLDGYLMPGRYLLFENSSADEILDTLLLNMNLFFNDSVNQQIQKQGRTKHEIITLASIVEGETNKIEEMPLIAGVYSNRLRIGMKLQADPTVQYLQPNGWKRLLYKDLRINSPYNTYMYGGLPPGPINNPGKEALLAAVYPAEHNYLYFVADGTGGHKFAKSFSEHLKNVNAYRTWLKNQK